The following coding sequences lie in one Allochromatium vinosum DSM 180 genomic window:
- the leuD gene encoding 3-isopropylmalate dehydratase small subunit: protein MQAFANFTGVVAPLDRANVDTDAIIPKQFLKSIKRSGFGPYLFDEWRYLDHGEPDMDCTHRPRNTEFVLNDARYQSAEILLTRENFGCGSSREHAPWALTDFGIRVILAPSFADIFFNNCFKNGLLPIRLDAAVIDGLFAKATGAEPLRIAVDLPAQTLTLSDGQVIAFEVEAGSKHRLIEGLDDIGLTLQEADTIRAYEEHRRAEAPWLFI, encoded by the coding sequence ATGCAGGCTTTCGCGAATTTCACCGGCGTCGTCGCTCCGCTCGATCGGGCCAATGTCGACACCGACGCCATCATCCCCAAGCAGTTCCTGAAGAGCATCAAGCGTAGCGGCTTCGGCCCCTATCTGTTCGACGAGTGGCGCTATCTCGATCACGGCGAGCCGGACATGGACTGCACCCACCGTCCGCGCAACACCGAGTTCGTGCTCAATGACGCGCGCTACCAGAGCGCCGAAATCCTGCTCACGCGCGAGAACTTCGGCTGCGGCTCCTCGCGCGAGCACGCGCCCTGGGCGCTGACCGATTTCGGCATCCGCGTCATCCTGGCGCCGAGCTTCGCCGACATCTTCTTCAACAACTGCTTCAAGAACGGTCTGCTGCCGATCCGGCTCGACGCGGCCGTGATCGACGGGCTGTTCGCCAAGGCGACGGGCGCCGAGCCGCTGCGCATCGCCGTCGATCTGCCGGCCCAGACCCTGACCCTGAGCGATGGTCAGGTCATCGCCTTCGAGGTCGAGGCGGGCAGCAAGCATCGTCTGATCGAGGGGCTGGACGACATCGGCCTGACCCTTCAGGAAGCCGACACCATCCGCGCCTACGAAGAACACCGCCGCGCCGAAGCGCCCTGGCTGTTCATCTGA